Below is a genomic region from Pseudanabaena sp. BC1403.
TCTTCGCTGTAATAACCCAAAATTATTCCTTTTTTCTCTTTGTCTGAGCTTATCCTAATTTGCACAAGTTATTTATTTTTCATTCCTAAGTGGTGTCACTGGAGCAGGAGGAGTTTTAATCAACCAACAGAAGGATAAATAATAAATAGCATTTACATCAGCTTGCCTATGACCATTGCAATCACATTGCCAAGAAAAAAGCACCCTAACCACATTGGTTAGAGTGCTTTGACATTATTCAAGGAGAAAACTTAATAACTGTAAGCGGCGTTGGTTGCGACAAAGATTGCGATCGCACAACCCAAAAACTTAAAAGAAAAAATCAAGATTTGAAAAATATCCATTTTGGGAGGGGAGAACAATTAAAGGGTTGAGACTGCATTTGCCAAAACTAAAACGGCGATCGAACCAGCGTAGAACTTGAAGATAAATCCGCCGAAGTGAAATACTGACATTAGTTCTGCTCTTTTTTTACTTATCTCTCGATGAATTAATTTAGTGTCGAACTTTTTTAAGCGTCAGGTGGTGATGGCAGCATTGAGTTAGTTTGAATTTGATCACAGTAGTTTAGTGATTGCGATCACTAAACTACTCAAAACGGTATTGCTTTTTGGAGCTTAGGACAGATCCAGCTATTCCAAATAAATAGCTGGATTGTATAGCTTTAGTTGCTCTAAAAATATGCAACCCAGAATGGAGTTGTATATCTAACTTCTCTGGCTAAGGATATAAACGTATTTACAAAGTTTTGCGCACAAGCTGGAAAGTGTAACTACACTTTTGGGGATTGGTATTAGGATAGTGGGATAACAAAAATCAGTAAATATGCAAATATCTTTAGAAAATCTATTAGAAGAACTATCTGGCATCGAAGCGATCGCAAATCCTGCTCAAGTAGCTAAACTCTCAGAGGATTATTTTCATTTTAGTCCAGTGCTTGTTCCGTTATTGACTGGCAAAGTTGGAGATATTGTAGTCCGTCCTAAAAATGAAAGTGAGGTATTGAGAATTGCTAAAGTCTGTGTAAAATATCAAATCCCTCTTACATTGCGCGGTAGTGGGACTGGGAACTATGGACAATCCACGCCACTCAAAGGCGGCATAATTTTAGAGACATTACGCCTACAAGAAATCAAATGGATTAAAGCGGGATTAGCTCGCGTAGAGACAGGCGTAAAACTAGCTACACTAGACAAAAAAGCTCAAGAAATTGGATGGGAATCACGTATGGTTCCATCTACCTATAGAATTGCTACAGTTGGTGGATTTATCTCTGGCGGAAGTGGTGGGATTGGCTCTGTTTTGTATGGGCAATTGCGCGATCGCGGTAACTTGAGATCTGTACGTGTAGTCACCCTCGAAGATGAGCCGCGCATCATTGAATTGCGAGGTGATGATGTCCAAAAGGTCAATCATGCTTATGGAACTAATGGCATTATTACCGAACTGGAAGTTCCCCTTGCGCCAGCCTATGCATGGATGGAATGTATTGTTAGCTTCACCGATTTCATGACCGCAGCTAGATTTGGGCAAGCCCTCGGCAATAGCGATGGCATCATCAAAAAGATGATTAGCATTCATGCTGCCCCGATTCCAAGCTATTTCGCGGCGTTGCAAAGCTATATTCCGACAGGTGCTCATTGTGCTCTAGTGCTAGTTGCTGAGAGCGATCGCGAGCCGTTTGCAAGCCTTGTTCAAGAATTTCAGGGCGAGATTTGTTATGAAAAAAGCGCTCAAGAAGCTAGCAAAGGTATCAGTCTAGTTGAGTTCACTTGGAATCACACGACCCTACATGCTCGTGCTGTCGATCCTTCCCTAACTTATCTCCAGAGCCTATTTTTGAATGATCCGAAACTAGAACTTGTGCAGCAGATGTATGAGTTTTTTGGCGATGAAGTGATGATGCATTTGGAGTTTATTAAGGTGAATGGAGTCGTAATTCCTGCGGCGATTCAAGTTGTGCGATTTACCGATAGCGATCGCCTAAATGCAATTATTCAATATCACGAATCACAGGGCGTATTTATCGCTAATCCTCACACCTATATTCTCGAAGATGGAGGTATGAAGACAATTGATTACGATCAACTAAACTTCAAGCGCATGGTCGATCCATACGGACTTATGAACCCCGAAAAAATGAAAGCATGGCAGATGTAGGGTGGGCAATGCTCACCTAACCGAAACTCTCTGGCTATAGGAAAACAAAGTAGGGTGGGTAATTACCCACCCTACTTTGTTTTCCTATTTGTTGCGATCACAGGCTAAACTATACATAACTTTACAATGCGATCGCTTTGGCTGTCATGACTGCAAATATTTTACTGAGAGAAAATCTTTACCATAACGATTCCCAAGCTCAAAGTTTACCTGCGGGCGGACTAGATCCTGATCGCTTTGACTGGAAAGAGGTTTGGTATCCCGTCTTTTATATCGAAGACTTAGACAAAGCTAAACCGTCAAAATTCACCTTGTTAGAGAGAGATCTGGTGATTTGGTGGGATCGTCATACAAATGCATGGAAAGCCTTTGATGATCGCTGTCCCCATCGCCTCGTGCCTCTGTCGGAAGGTAGAATTGCTGAAGATGGCTTATTAGAATGTCCCTATCACGGCTGGGCTTTTAAAGGTGATGGAAGCTGCGATCGCATTCCCCAGCAACCCGAAGGAGGAAATGCTCATACTTCTAAGCGAGCTTGTGTAGCAGCATTACCGACTGCTGTGCGTCAAGGACTGTTGTTTATTTACGCGGGCAACCCAGAAAACGCATCTCAAGTCAAAATCCCAATTATCGAACCTCTAGAAACCGAGACGGAAAAATGGACACTTTTTGGGACATTTCGTGACTTGCCCTATGATGCACTTACTCTTTTAGAAAACGTTCTTGATGCGAGTCATCTTCCATTTACGCATCATAAGTCAGTTGGTAATCGTGCCAATGCGGCTCCAATGGTATTAGAGATTCTTGAAAGCAATAAAAATGGATTTAATGGTACATGGGAAGAGGGGCCTAGACGTGGGAAATTAGGGAAACAAGATACTACTTTTATCGCTCCTGCGACAATGTGGCATGATCTCACTTCCAAACAATTTGGTAGAACGATGACAGTGGTTTATGCCACTCCAACTCGCAAGGGGGAATGCCGTTTATTTGCCAGATTCCCTTTCCAATTCAGCTCTGCAATTCCGAGATTCTTCATTAGTATCACTCCGCGTTGGTATTCGCACATTGGCCAGAATGGAATTCTAGAAGACGATCAGATTTTTTTGCACTATCAAGAACGTTATCTAGAGCAAGCTCTTACTATGCCAGAGAGCAATGGGAATTATGCTAAAGCTTTTTATTTAGCAACTTCAGCTGATACCTATGTTTCTGAATTGCGCAAATGGGTTAACAGGTATGAAGCTGATCCTTTTGCTGGAAAACAGCTAGCACTCCCTTTAATTAAAGAGGCGCTCTTAGATCGTTATCATTCTCATACTTCTAAATGTGCGAGTTGCAGTCAAGCGTTGAGAAATGTGCGACGAATTAAAACCGCAAGTAAAATTGTCGCCGCGATCGCATGGACTATAAGCCCATTAATTAGCTTCTTTTTTGCCCCCGCAAATTTGCTAGTAATTTTGTTGAGTTCTATTCCTATGGTAATCGCGATCGCTCTATGGTTAATATGCAACAACCTAGAGCAGAAGTTTATCTACGGTCAAGAAATTCCATTACGTAATTTATAGCGAAAGCTCCTTTAAAGCAAAAAAGAGAGAGGTAGAGCGAAGCTCTAGCTCTCTCTTTTTTGCTTCATGCGATCAGGGGAACATGCTGTGTCCCCTCGATCTTATATACTGGCGATTGCTTATCCGAAGATAGAGGTATCGCAAATCACTATCCTTGTCTTCTATAAATAAATTGGAGAAAACCGATGATAAAGCTCTATGGTGGCGCAAGAAGTCGCGCCTCAATTGTCAAATGGTATCTAGAAGAATTGCAAGCTCCCCATGAGTTTCAATTGCTTGACATGCAAGTTGGACAACATTTACAGCCCGAATTCTTAGCAATTAATCCCTTTGGCAAAGTCCCTGCGATCGCAGATGGTGACTTTCTACTATGGGAGTCAGGAGCAATTTTGCTGTACCTTGCCGATAAATATGCAGAGGTAAAAACTTTAGAAGAAAGAGCGATCGCTTCTCAATGGGTCTTATTTGCAAATGCTACGCTTGGACCTGGATTGTTTGGCGAAGAGAACCGCGAAAAAGAAACGCCAAGATTGCTCGGCGGTATTAACAAGATTGTCGAAAATCAATCTTATATCGCAGGCGACAACTTCTCAGTCTCAGATGTGGCAGTTGCTGCGATTCTTGGTTATGCGATTTTGTTTATCAAAATATCCTACGCTGACTATCCTGCGATCGATGCTTACATGAAACGAATTAGCGATCGCCCTGCATACAAAAAAGCAATTTTAGGGATTGAATAAAAAAAAGGGAGCGAAATGCGCTCCCTTTTTTTTATAGAAATTTAGCTAGCAGATCCGAGTCCAACGTAGGAACCATAAAAGAATAGGCCGACAACAACCAGTACGCCAGTACCAGCAACCGTGGCAACTAGCCAAAGCGGAATACGTCCATTTTGAAGCATGAATTAAACCTCCAAATAAAAATGATTTTTATGAAATGAATTGCAAAACTAGTTGAAGAAATAGCTGGAAAAAAGTAGAACAGTCACGAAGATTAGCAGTAGTCCCAAAAAGAGAGAAGTACGGTTCAACTCTACAGGTTGGCTGTTAGGATTTTTAGGAGCCATAGGTAGGGGGGAGGTAAAAGGAAAAAGGTAAAAGGAAAAAGGTAAAAGTTTTGTTTTAAAAAAGCAAAACTGAAATGGGTTTCAATTAGCGGCTGATGAATTGCATAGCTGCGATCGCGCCGATGAAGAACACGGTAGGAACTCCTAGACCGTGAACTGCTAGCCAGCGGAAAGTGAATACGGGATATTGGATGGGTTGATTAGGATTATTGCTTGCCATAGTTATTAATTAGTAGATGCGTTGATTTTGGTTGTTAATTTGGAGTCGTTAATTTAGAGCTTAAGTTTATATCTACAAAATTAACGAAATGCTTTGAGCCAAGCACTATTTACCCATTTGAATATCTTTGGCGGGATTGTAGCGATCGGTTACAAGAGGTGCGGTCTGACGATCTTGAGCGTAGTACTCGTTGGGTCGTGGTGTGCCAAATACGTCATAAGCTAAGCCTGTGCTTACAAATAGCCAACCTGCCAAAAACAACGCAGGAATGGTAAGGCTATGGATTAGCCAATAACGAACGCTAGTAATAATGTCGGAAAATGGGCGTTCTCCAGTAGTACCTGCCATAACAGTCCTCTAAATGTGTGATGTTTAAAATCTTTATCTTAAATAATAATTTACTATTGTACATACTTGCCATCGCAAACCAGCAATTCTCATTATGAAACTGATTTTGGTGTTTCCAGAACCGAAGGCTCTGGAAACACCAAAATCGGTTTTCTGAAAGCTTGCCAACGGCGAGCTTTCAGAAAACCGATTTTTATAATGAAAATTGCTGATCGCAAACATAAATCCACAGAGATAAGTAAGGATGCTTTGCACTGCCGCATCAATCTAAAAGCAACTAGTTCATGAAAATTCGCAAAATCAATAATAATGAACGCCTTGAAATTCTCAAGGGGGATTTGTATGCCTATTCGCGTTGGACTAATCAAGATTTGCCCCGATCGCATTTGACAGCGATAAATCCTGAGGAGGTCTTAGCTGCAGAAATAGATGGCAAGATTGTGGCAGCGTTGCAATGTTTTAGTTTTCAGCAATCGGTGCGTGGCAGTCTTAAGACGATGGGGGGCATCGGTGGTGTCTGGACATATCCCGAATATCGTAATCAGGGCTGTGTGAAAGCCCTGATGAAAAGTTCATTTTTAGAAATGCGGATGCAAGGGATTTGCGTGAGTATGCTTACGCCATTTAAGGAAAGTTTTTATGGAGCCTTGGGCTATGCGATCGCCAATGCCACTAATGAGATCAATATTCCAATTTCTTCTTTAGTAAGTTATTTAAAATTACCAAATTCAGCTAATTTAACCTGCGATCGCATTCCTGCAACAGAAGTAAAGGATATTTTGTCTAATTTCCTTTACGAAAACCTGCGATCACAGACTCTTCAGCCCCACAGTCATGGACTAGCAATTACTAATTTTACCTACGATCAATGGTGGCATTTGCATCGCCAAAAGCTCTGTGTGGTGATCAAACGCGATCGCCAACCTGTCGCCATCGCAATCTATGCGATCGATAGCAGTGGCAATTTGCCGATGCGAGATCGCCAGATTGAAATTTCATCAATATTTTGGACAGATCTTGAGTCACGCGATCGCCTATTGCACTTCTTCGCCAGTCATCGCGATCAAATTCATAGTCTAAAAATGCCCGTCCCATTAGGAGCAAATGTCCATTCATGGCTCAGTAATGCAGGACGCTTAGATTCATCGATGACTGAGCCTTGGATGGTCAGAGCGATCGATATTGTCGGCGCTTTGCATGGCTTACCGATCGCCTGTGAGCCTTTTACCTTTGTCCTTAAGGATCCTTGTTGTAACTGGAATGATGGTGTATTTGGAATTAGTGGAGATCTCCATGTTGATCGCAGTCAGCTTGCGGTCAAACGCTATGGTAACGGCGATATGGGTAATCTAGCGATCGACTTTCGTACCACGATATCAGGTATGTCAGCTTTGATTTATGGTACTCAATCGATCGAGGAACTTGTTCATAGCCAATTGATTACCGACATCACTCCAGAAACATGCGATCGATTAGAAAAATGCTTTACACCATGTCTGATTTATAATCCTTTTAAGTTCTAACAATGTCAAAGTAGCAAAAGTCATAAGTCTTTGCTACTTTGATGAATAGCAAAAGCATGAAAGAAAAACTCACTCGCAGTCAAGAACGAGTGCTCCATCTCCTCCAACATCACGATCGCGCTGTATCAGCGCAAGATATTCACTCGGAGTTACGCAGTAGTGAAAACAGCGTGGGTCTAGCCACGGTCTATCGATCGCTAGATACTCTCAAGCTGCAAGGCTTAATCAAAGCTCTGACCTTACCCAATGGCGAAACCGTCTATAGCGTCACCCCTGCCGATAGACATCATCTTAATTGCCTCAATTGCGGTAAGTCTTTACCCATCGACTCTTGCCCCATCCATGATTTGGGTAATCAATTAGCTAAAAAACATACTTTTCAAATTTACTATCACACCCTTGAATTTTTTGGACTGTGTAGTGAATGTCAGCAGGAACCTCAAAGTTAGATCGGCGAGCGAAGCTCGCCGATCTAACTTTGGTTTTTAATTTAATTGGTGAAATATGCGTACTGTACTTGTTCCCCTCTTTGAAGGCTTTGAAGAAATAGAAGCGATCACGATTATCGATGTGTTGCGGCGTGCTGGTGTTGATGTGACTACCGCCAGCTTAGCTGCTCAAACCGTGATCGGTGCTCATGCGATCGCCATTATTGCCGATAAGCTTCTTGAACAAGTCGATGCTAGTCAATTTGATGCGATCGTCCTTGCTGGAGGTGCAGGTACTTTTCGGCTCAGAGAAGATTCCAGAATTACCAAAATATTAATAGCCCATGCCGCAGCAAACAAGCTGGTCGCAGCTATCTGTGCAGCTCCTAGTGTTCTCTCTGCCGCAGGATTACTCAAGGATAAACGTGCAACATCCTATCCATCGGTTAAAGATCAAATGCAAGTCGCGGAATATTTGACAATTCCTGTGGTCGTTGATGGCAATGTGGTGACCAGTCGTGGCGCAGGAACAGCGATGGCATTTGCGCTCAAGTTAGCGGAAATTTTGCAAGGTGAAGCGATCGCCAATCAACTTGCTATAGACATGATTGTTTAAAGCAAGAGAGAGACAAAGCACATCTCTCTCTTGCTTTAATTTTTACTTTTATGTAAAAGCAAGCAGTCCAAAGTATAAAAATATGCCCAAGATCGGTATAAACGTTAACAAACCATAAAGCGATGATTTGCCGAGATTAACTGGCATAGCAAATAAGATGATAAAGGCAATGACGATGTTAACGAGGGGAATAAAAAGTAAGATTAGCCACCATCCTGGTTTTCCTGCGGCGCGAACCATTACCCAAGCTTGAGCGATCGGAATCCATGCCAGCCAACTATTGGGAATACTGAGCTTATCGGCAATTTTCATCATACAGAAACTGGTGAAAACATAGATGACAAGACCAAAACCTCCTGCAAAAAGAAGGATTTTGTCTGCAAGAGCTTTTTGTTCATCAGTTAGTGAATCATAAGTTACTCTACTGGGATTAGTTGCGTCGGTGGGGGTGTCTTGAGCAATGAGCCGATCGTTATTTTGGGCAATTATTGAAGATGAAGCGATCGCATTTGACAACGAACTAGAAGCAGAAAAACTAGGCTCAACAACAAAATGCTGTAATCCAATCACAGCAAACAAAGCAATCAAAAACAGAGAAATTCTACGCCACACCATACCCAGATGTGTAAAGCGTAGATATTTGGATACTTTCACTTTTAATACTCCCACAACCAGTTCAAGATAGAACTTCTGGTAATAGAGTAAGCCTATAGGAATATCTATCTAGTGCATTAAAGAACTTCAAGTTTCTTAATTCTAGATCAAATTAACCCTACGGCAATTTGCCAATGTAATCGCGGATTACGGGTGTAAAGATTTTAACGACCTGTTGATAAACTTCTCTTTTAAATCTAACAATCGAATCAAGAGTCTTATCGATCGCCATAAATTGCACCACCCGAAACTCGCGATCGTGGATATCTAACTTACAGTCAGACGCAGGATGATCCCAATAAAAAGCAAACCAACGCTGTCTTTGTCCACAATAGTTAGCCCATTTTCCCGACAGTTTTAAGGTTGACGGGAAATCGTAATACAACCATTCAGGATGTACATAGGCTAAAACGGCATCATTAATGCCTACTTCTTCATATAGTTCACGCAAAGCTGCTGCTTGAGGATCTTCACCCTCATCGATTCCGCCCTGCGGAAATTGCCATGAATCAGGCACACCGACACGTTCACCGACTAGCACTTCACCTTTGCGGTTAAAAACAATAATCCCCACATTTGGGCGATAAGATTTTTCTGGTGTCATAGATTTTCACGTAAACAAAGCAAAAGCATAGCACCGCCGCCAATTATCATCAAAAAGAGAAATCCTCACGCTGAGCGTGAGGATTTCTCTTTAATACCACAACACAAAATGGCTATGCCATTTTGTGCTTTTAAAACCCTTACTGGGTTCGGTTTTTAATTCACAAAAATGTCGTCATACTTTTGTGAATTGGCATAATAGAGATAGGAGTGGCGTATAGCGCCGACCCGCAGATCGTGGATCTAAACTAAAGCTCGTTCCAACTGAGCCACAGGCTCTAATATCTCAGGGCTTAGCCTCCGCTTAGGAGTTTGCAGCCCAACCATTTCCGCATTGCTTGCTCCTGGTGGAACCATCGGATAACAGTTCTCATTGCGCTTCACACGGAAATCAGCAAACACTGGCCCATCATAGGCAAGAATTTCCGCAACAGCAGATTGCAAATCACTTGGCTCAATAACCTTTATGCCCTTAATGCCAAAGGCTTCAGCAAGCTTCACAAAATCAGGCATACCCACTTCCATATTAGAAGAGGAGTATCGCTCATCATAGAAACTTTCTTGCCACTGACGCACCATGCCTTGCCAACCATTATTAATAATGATCACTTTGACCTTGATGCCATACTGCGCCAATGTGCCAAGCTCCTGAATATTCATCTGAATACTAGCATCGCCGCTAATACAGATCACTTGATCATCGGGAAGAGCTACTTTTGCACCCATTGCCGCAGGCATTCCATAGCCCATCGTGCCAAGTCCAGCACTCGAAATCCACTTGCGAGGACCAGTTTTAATTAACTGCGCTGCCCACATTTGGTGCTGACCAACATCAGTAGTGAAATAAGCATTGGGCGCTTGCTTGCCGAATTCATAGATGACTTGTTGCGGAGATAGCACATTGTCATAGGCAGGGACTTCAAGTGGATAGTCTTCTTTCCACTCATCAAGCTGAACAAACCAATCCTTGGTTTGAATATTTTCTTCATAGCTTGTGGCTTCAAGAATTGCCTGCAATACTTCCTTTACATCGCCAACGATGGGCACGTCAGGTTTGCGGTTTTTACCAACTTCAGCAGGATCGATGTCTATGTGAATAACTTTGGCTTCAGGCGCAAATGTATCTAGGCGACCTGTAACGCGATCGTCAAATCTTGCCCCAACAGCAATTAATAGATCGCAACCCTGTACGGCAAAGTTAGCGTAGGCAGTACCATGCATTCCCAACATGCCAACGGAAAGGTAATTATTTTCATCATAAGCACCTTTACCCATCAGGGTAGTGGTCACAGGCAACTGAAAGCGTTTGGCTAATTCAGCAAGCTCAACATGGGCATCGGCAAGTACCGTACCGCCGCCTGCGTAAAGTAATGGTCTTTTGGCTTCACGAATCAACGCGATCGCTGCTGCAATTTGATGTAAATATCCTTTGACCTTGGTCTGATAACCAGGCAAATTAATCTTCACATCAGGATTATATTCAAATGATTGCTGCGCAATGTCCTTAGGAATATCGATTAATACGGGGCCGGGGCGACCAGTCCCTGCAATGTGAAAAGCCTCAGTAACGATCCGCGCAATATCTTCAGCTCTACGAATCACATAGGAATGCTTAACAATTGGAAGAGTAATGCCCCAGATATCCGTTTCTTGAAATGCATCAGTACCGATCGCATAGGAAGGAACTTGCCCTGTGATCACCACCATTGGAATCGAGTCCATTTGCGCTGTAGCAATACCCGTCACCAGATTGGTTGCTCCAGGCCCTGAAGTCGCAACGCATACACCCACATTTCCAGTGGCACGAGCATATCCATCAGCAGCATGGACCGCTCCTTGCTCATGACGCACGAGGTAATGTTTAATTTCCCCTCTTGCCTCAGATTTATAAATTTCATCGTACACTGGCAGGATTGCTCCACCAGGGTAGCCAAAAATATGCTTAACACCCTGTCGTCTCACACTATCGATGAGAGCAAATGCACCCGTTGTTCGCAAAGTAGCCTCCTCTAGACTCATACTGATCTTGTTCGCGATCTAAGCAAAACTTGTTTTTGAAGCATTTCCAGATACTTTTCGCTAACTACTACGAACCAGTAGTTTGTAGCAAGTACCTTAAGTTGATAATTTGTAGCAATTGTATCGATAATAACATAGACAAGCTGCCCCAAAGCTGCTAAGAACAATGTCTTGCATTATCCAAAATTTGGGAGAAAAAGCCTAGACCACCTCAAATTTTGACTATGTTACTTAGCCAGAAACAAACCCAAACCCAAAAGATGAGTTGCGGCGCGAATCGCCGCAACTCATCTTTTGGGTTTGGGTCAGAAATGTGCGAAATATTAATAAACATGTAATGTTTGCCCCACTAAAGAGATCTTTAAGCTACAAAATACAGACAAGTCACATTTGAAAATATAATGACTTCGTGTTCTTCTGTCATATAGCGTCCATATAACTTCTCATGAGTGCAAATTCAGATAAAGATATTCCCGTCAATATCTACCGCCCTGCTAATCCATTTACAGCAAAATGTATTTCTAATGATGTACTGGTCAGACCAGGTGCTGCTGGCGATACCCGTCACGTCAAGTTCGATATTTCTGGAGGAGACCTTCGTTACCTAGAAGGTCAAAGTATTGGTGTCGTTCCCCCAGGTGAAGACAAAAATGGTAAACCGAATAAACTTCGTCTCTACTCGATCGCTTCAACTCGCCTCGGAGATGATCTTGATGGTAAGACCCTATCTCTAAGCGTCAAGCGTCTAGAGTATCAAAACGAAGCAGGTGAAACCATCAAAGGCGTATGCTCTAACTTCTTGACCGATCTCAAGCCTGGAGATGATGTCAAGCTAACTGGGCCAGTTGGCAAAGAAATGCTGTTGCCAGACGATCCCAATGCCACAGTCATCATGATTGCGACAGGTACTGGTATTGCACCTTTCCGTGCATTCCTATGGCGGATGTTCAAAGAAAAGCATGAAGATTACAAATTTAATGGCTTAGCTTGGCTGTTCTTTGGTGTGCCAACTGACACAACAGTTTTGTACAAGCCTGACCTTGAATGGTTAGCCTACAAACACAAACGTAACTTCCGTTACGATGTGGCAATTAGTCGTGAGCAGAAGAATGCTAAGGGTGAAAAAATGTACATCCAAAATCGCATGGCTGAATATGCTGATGAGTTGTGGGAAGTTTTGCAAAAACCAACTACTCATACCTATATGTGTGGCTTGCGTGGCATGGAAGACGGTATTTCGGAATTCATGACTAAGACGGCCGAAAAGAATGGTGCTGTCTGGAAGGATTTTGAGAAGCAAATGAAGCGTGACGGTCGTTGGCACGTTGAAACTTACTAAAACCTAAATAAAAAACAAAGGCTCGCATAGAGCCTTTGTTTTTTATTTTAGGTTTTAACTCCCACTTGGTTTCATAATTAGAGCTGCTACTGCTCACCCGTAAAGATGGAATTTTTCTGGTTACTTGTCGGAATTGGCATTGGTGCGATCGCTACTAGCGCTTGCTGGTTTAGCTGGAATTATGCCAAGCAAAGACAAAATCTTAGATTGCGTAAGCGATCGCGTCATGTATTTAAAGCAAAATCGATCCGTAGTTTTAAATTATGGACGCAGAATGTCCAACAAAATATTCGGCAGAGCTATAACGATCAATTTAATGCTCAATTTCAAATAACCGAGTCTAATGAAGATGAATACGAGCGCTTACTGTGGGCAAAAGTTGTTGACCTATCTCCCATCGGCTATATCCAAGTCAATCAAGATAACCGCTTAGTGGTATGTAATCAACAAGCCGCAACCATTATGGGGATTGCCAACCACCAACAAGGATTAATTCGTAAGCCATTTTTGCTGCAACTAATTCGCTCCTATGAGCTTGATCATCTTGTCGAACAAACGCGATCGCAAAGTTTAGCCTCCAAAGTTGATTGGGTCTTTCATCCCGCCATTCCTGATCCTGTTGAT
It encodes:
- a CDS encoding RNA pyrophosphohydrolase, with protein sequence MTPEKSYRPNVGIIVFNRKGEVLVGERVGVPDSWQFPQGGIDEGEDPQAAALRELYEEVGINDAVLAYVHPEWLYYDFPSTLKLSGKWANYCGQRQRWFAFYWDHPASDCKLDIHDREFRVVQFMAIDKTLDSIVRFKREVYQQVVKIFTPVIRDYIGKLP
- the ilvB gene encoding biosynthetic-type acetolactate synthase large subunit → MSLEEATLRTTGAFALIDSVRRQGVKHIFGYPGGAILPVYDEIYKSEARGEIKHYLVRHEQGAVHAADGYARATGNVGVCVATSGPGATNLVTGIATAQMDSIPMVVITGQVPSYAIGTDAFQETDIWGITLPIVKHSYVIRRAEDIARIVTEAFHIAGTGRPGPVLIDIPKDIAQQSFEYNPDVKINLPGYQTKVKGYLHQIAAAIALIREAKRPLLYAGGGTVLADAHVELAELAKRFQLPVTTTLMGKGAYDENNYLSVGMLGMHGTAYANFAVQGCDLLIAVGARFDDRVTGRLDTFAPEAKVIHIDIDPAEVGKNRKPDVPIVGDVKEVLQAILEATSYEENIQTKDWFVQLDEWKEDYPLEVPAYDNVLSPQQVIYEFGKQAPNAYFTTDVGQHQMWAAQLIKTGPRKWISSAGLGTMGYGMPAAMGAKVALPDDQVICISGDASIQMNIQELGTLAQYGIKVKVIIINNGWQGMVRQWQESFYDERYSSSNMEVGMPDFVKLAEAFGIKGIKVIEPSDLQSAVAEILAYDGPVFADFRVKRNENCYPMVPPGASNAEMVGLQTPKRRLSPEILEPVAQLERALV